A part of Sulfurifustis variabilis genomic DNA contains:
- a CDS encoding thermonuclease family protein, with product MTRWGWWMLWLPLAAAQAAELSGNAFVNDDATLRIEGRTMRLYGIHIPNTGQDCATYQVPIRCASRAALALEFRIQDFVRCTPLERNADGTYSARCESGGYDLAAYLVERGWALALPDAPFEYVALERIARSRGVGVWGFPLSPRAFEP from the coding sequence ATGACGCGATGGGGATGGTGGATGCTCTGGCTGCCGCTGGCGGCAGCCCAGGCGGCGGAGCTGTCGGGCAATGCCTTCGTCAACGACGATGCGACGCTGCGCATCGAGGGCAGGACCATGCGGCTTTACGGCATCCATATTCCCAATACCGGCCAGGATTGCGCGACGTACCAGGTTCCTATCCGTTGCGCCTCGCGCGCCGCGCTCGCCCTCGAGTTCCGCATACAGGACTTCGTGCGCTGCACGCCGCTGGAGCGCAATGCCGACGGTACGTACTCCGCGCGGTGCGAGAGCGGGGGATACGATCTCGCCGCGTACCTGGTCGAGCGCGGCTGGGCGCTCGCGCTTCCCGACGCGCCCTTCGAGTACGTCGCGCTCGAGCGCATCGCGCGCTCGCGCGGGGTCGGCGTCTGGGGCTTTCCCCTGTCGCCGCGCGCGTTCGAGCCCTGA